The sequence AAAAGTGTGTTTTaagagcacatggggattggtgcaggaaAAAGTGTCATATGGATGGAAATACCTCTAAGTTCCCTTGAATAATCTTAAATTTTTTGGAGCaggagatttgactggtgaagggTTTTGAAACCATCTTTCCAAGTCACTCGGTGATGCTTGAACCCTAAAAAATAGTGCAGAATTGGAAACCCTATTTGtatggataacccagatgcacaTTTTTAGTATTGTCTATAACTTTGAAAAGGGTACGTGAATCCATAATTTATTTCTATCCTTTTTTATAAAGGTTTCAAACTAAGTCCCTAAAACCACCAAGGGAGGGCTAaatcaattaggcctatttgagcctggtagagacctagaaaggttaggaaaCCAGAGCGATGGGTTTGGTGATGCTAAAATCCTCAAAATACTTCAAATACACTTTGTAGATGCATTGGGAGTCCATTGAAAGTGGTTGTGTGTTGTGATCATTGTAGGAGTGGATGGAGCCTTGGAGtggtgtgtgtgtgattgaggtggcaacctgaACAGGATGAGTTGATTGTCTAAGACCAGTGGTTATACCTTGGAGGTCTCAGTAGAAAAAATGACTACTAGTGCTTATTGAAAgggcttgagtagttgaagggttgagtaagaTAAGTCACTCAAGAAGCTATATTGGATCAAGCTCTAAGACTCTCTACATTGGGATTTCTCTTAATGCATGCTAGATCAATATCAAATTTGATAGTGCCTCAAAGGGCAACCTAGGGCCAAGTGAGGCTAGGTGTATTACATGAGATGAACATGGGAATACAATCACAAGATGATCTATATCTCTCAGAGATTCCAGTAACAATGTGGTGGATTTTGGAGCTACTTTGATTAGTTTACAAATGGGTTTGGAGATGAGAGGTATTCATATTCATCTCGAAGGAGACTCCCTTATAATTGTTAAGGATATTTTTCTCAACCATACTATGAATTGGGAACTCAGTCACAGGCTTCATCCTATTAACTAGTTGCTTGACAAGATCATCAAATTCAAGGTTATCCATGTCTATTGAGAAGGCAATAATTTGGTTAATAGATTGGAAAAGGAAGTGGCTAATAGGATGTGAAATGGAGGTGATGAGGTGATAATAAGATAAACTTGATTGGGACACTAGTACAAGAAAAATGATGCCCCTAGCACTCACCCAAAAGTCTATATAATATAAAGATGGTGGCATTAGGAATGACCAATGTAATCATTAGTAGGAGAGAATGCTATCACCATTTAGACACATGAAAATAGTACGAATGAGGAAGTACAAATGAAAAGACACAAACCATGCAAATTTATAGAATGGTAGGGGATGGTTTGTTGTGACAATTGTGGCATGCAACACATTTATGGTAGGTTCGTCCCTGTGGTGGAGTGCCATACAATTATGGAAATAATGTGGAAGAGAAAAAAATTTGTGTGGAATAACTCAAATAAAACCATTCAAGGCAAGACACAAATTTGGAATGATGTGTTGGATGTCACAACATTTATTGAGTTGCCAAAAGGTTCATCATGGTGACATAGGGTGGGTGACTAGAAATAGGAGTGAACATTGTTGCATGACTCATTATGTTATGCATATCATTAGTATTCTAATGAGGTGAGAGCAATGGACAAGAAAATGTTTCTTGAATGAACAAAACAATAGATGTCCTTCCTAGGGAAGATCACAAAAAAATGAATGGGGCTGATGCTTTGTTTTGGCTGCAAGCTAGTCACTCTTGCAGTTAAACCTGTATTGGGGGAAGAATTTATTAATGCTTTCCATTGGTACAGGGTTAGTTCATAGACACCACAACATTTTTTAAGAGGTTTTATTATACATGGGGGAGACAAAGGCCATGGCCAAGAGACTATGTAAAATATTATTTAAGGATTCTTTCCTAGGAGAAATTGATATAGTTCTCAACAAGGTGGATGATAACCTCCTCATTCCATTGTCCCAGAACTAATACATGTTGAAGGGCCATGGTTGAGAAGTGAGGAAATTGCCCATTATTTTTACCTTGGAGCTGGAGATGCTAGAGACACTATAAGAAGGGATTGAGTGGAGCATTGGATTTCTACTTTGTGTAAAATCATTCTAGGTCTAGAAGAAGGATGGGTTAAGGAATACATGGAAGTGAAGGGGCTATTGTTAAAAGATGAGAGTGAGGATGGTGAGAAATAGGGTCTAGGAAAAGGGAAAGAATGGGTGGAGAATGACGACCATTATATTGAAGAAAATGTGAATAGTCCATCCCACAATGTGTGTGACATTGAGTGTTTGGTAGTGGCCAAAGCACTCATAGCAAAGGAAACAAGAGTAGAGGAAGAAGACTAACACCTGGTTCACTTTTTTGAAATAAATGATAATATTTGTTTATATCTATTGTACTTGTCACCATTTTCTATAGGGTAGTAGATATAGAAAATATAGGATTTTTGGGCCCAATTTTTATCATGGGGGCTATTAAGGAATAAGAAAGGGAATAGGGAAGGTCTACAGATAGGGGTGGATGCATTATTTTTTGGTGCCTCTCTACAGTGTTAATATTTATACAGGATATGCGAAATTAAAATAGTTTAGTAGTGGACACATAATAGATGATGTAACTACTGTAGTTGTAATATATTTTTCGAGATCAATACAATGAGTGTTGCCCCTTATCAGATATTTAATTACCAAAAAAAACCTTCTTGACCATCTATTAagactatattattattattatattatcatatcattatatttttattgtataaaagcattcactttcaatttttcataattaataatattatttctaattaattattaagCTACCActttatttttgtatatatttaaaacaatgtagaaagatgttttatatatatatatatatatatatatatatatttattaaaaaatttaatgtaCTAatcttataataaaaataatataaaatttaaaaattaataataagatgatttattatttttcatatatttaaatGTCACAAACATATCAAATTAATTGCCTCAAATAAatgtcacaaacacatcaaattagTTGCCTCAAATAAATGATACATTTTCTTCATACATATGTGAGTGTAAGACATAACAAACATATATAGATGAAATATAGACCCAGCATGGTCAATGTATTGAAGAAAAAACAAGGGTGATAACTGGTACAATTGATCAACTGATAAAAAATTTCATCAGATCAATATAGAGCTTCAACTCTTTCTATTAACCAATCAATAGGAATAACAGTCTAACAGTAGACTCAAATAAATAAACTCAACTCTTTCCATACCATGAAGAAATTAGATGAGCAGTCAATACACAATGCAAGACAAATAACATTGAACTCTTGCTCTAAATAATATTTCACTTACAGAAAGTAGAGCTTCTGCTTTTACAGAGAAAACGGACTTCCTTGAAATGAGCTACTGCTCTTACAGTAAGAAGAGAAATAAAAACAGACTACTGCTGTTTGACAGTGCAAAGCTGCTGCTTGCTTTTGCTCTATGCATCTCCGTGCCTTaaaaacacacacatatattcttCATAAATAAAGATCATTATTTCTATGAATTATTGGGCATGGGTTACATGTGAAATTCTgtcaaaaaaagataaaaaaaaatctgaccatcaataaaAGACTGCAGCATATTTAAAACTAGATAAGGTCAGCTTTCAGAAAAGAAAAAGCTTGAAGCCTTCAATAAGAGTCTGACGGCAGTATTGATTGCTGCAGTTGCATGGGTTGTTGGGGATTACGTTTTCTAACATGTATTACTTATTCTTCAATCTCTGGTGTTGATAGCTAGGAAATCAGATCACAGAGTACAAAAGCTTGTAACGGAATGATCGACTCAGACAAAGACAAAGCGATGGATATGAACATAGTGCTGAATTGCTAATGCAGATATGAGAAGGAAAAGCTGTTTTACTTATAGCTAAGTAAATTACAGATAGGCGATTAGTATTGTGAGGGCCTGCATGGTGGCCCAAAATAGATGTCGAAAAGGCAGATGATGAAATCTAACCACAAAGTACAATAAAATAGGCGACATAACTTTGTAACGCCTAAACCTTTTCACACGTGATTGCCCATAGATTACCAATTGCTCATCCAAGCAAGTCACTCTACTGAAACGAAGAGAAGGTGATGCACGACTTCCATCTGGTGTTGAGGAAGGCAAGTGGACACAAGAATGCTTTTTCCCCCATCCTTTGCGCATGACAAAAACATGATTCCAATTTTGTGCATTGTAGCAATATGCACATCCGAAGGCTTCCCCCATCCATAGTTGATCTCGTACAATGGAAATCTTGGAGAACTTACAGTGTTAGTTCCATATACGCACCCGGCTTCTGTAAGTAAATTTAGAATATCTCTGTCAGGAGATTCTACCCAATCGATCAGATAATTAATCTGCTCTTCAGAAGTGCAGAAATTGATGACTTCCTCGATAACACCCGCAGCGAAGGAGATGTCGGAGTTGATCAGTTTGTTGGCCGTTGTCTGTGCCAAACCAGGAGATAAGCAATTTCCGAAATAAGTTGGAGGCAGTGGCCGCTTAACACGACCCCTGCAATCACACAGCACTCCGAAATAAACCGCTTCTTCCTGTGGCACCTCTCGAGCTCTCATCACACATCTCCAAAATTGTGCTGCCACAGCAACAAAAGAACTCGAAGCCCCACTTCGCTGTTTCAAGGCTTGTATTGTGTCTTCTGCAAAGCAAAACGTTGAGTATATGACTTCCGTTTTCCTTTTGGGCTCCATCCATTTCTGGAGAGCCTCGGCGGGTTTTTCCACGTTGCCGCCACAAGTATTTTCTGATACAAACTTAAAAACCTTGGCCCCTGAAATTCCATTGCTTATTACATCGTGGGCTTTGTAAGAAACGGAAGGACTCTGGTTATCTCGTTTGAAAACTGTTCTGGCGTGCTGAGGAGGTTTTGAAATGGGTATTCCTCTGCTACACTCTGCCCACGATGCCAGAACGAATTTCCATCTGCTATAACGTGATGAAGGGTCGTTCCAATGCACAAACCACCTCCTTCAAATGTTGTCACCTCAAATACCCAACGGTCTTTAAGAaacaaaaagaaaggaaattgaTAAGGGTTTCACAAGTGATATAATGTCCAAGGACTAGTTAGCTAAGAAATATTAGTAAAATATATGAGAGAGCATCAAGGAAGAAGTAGTCAATTGTTAAGATTTATCAATTGTTAAGATTTATCTTAAAGTGAGAAGGCTAATGGGAAATGCAAAACATTAGTCTAATTCACAGGAATGTTGATTCTAAAGTAGTGAAGTTTATGATAGTTGAGAAATAATAATCCCAAATTATTGTGTTCCAAATTTTTGACATAAATCTGACATTAGAATCAAGCTTATTCAATAAATAGCTTAAAATTTCCATCCAACATTAGATTCTACTCCATAGCAATATGTATATTATTCTATATATATTTACCATAAGACTTGCATTAAACTGTCTATTCGCACATGGATGCATATAGAAttctaaaataaaactaaaaataaaaagccAGTTCAGCTAAAATAGGAAACCTTGCATTTTTTTCGATGTATGACAACACATTAAGCACTCAAGTGCCAAAACATAACTTTGAGTTCTATCCATGTTATCTCTTATTGAGTCAATGGAGCTAGACGCTCCTGTATTTTTTCCATTTTATATCGATATAGAAAAGAAAAAGTGTATACGAACATTTTAAATATGGGGAGAAAGTAATGGGATCGAATAATACAGCAAGGCTATGATCATATCGAATCACACAAGATCCATTAAGACTAGCCGGGCAGGATACAGTTTCATGGGCGAAGCATCTAGTCATGTTACAAGAAGCTAATGTTATTATTCTATAATTATTAA is a genomic window of Cryptomeria japonica chromosome 7, Sugi_1.0, whole genome shotgun sequence containing:
- the LOC131045428 gene encoding BAHD acyltransferase DCR-like; translated protein: MARWKFVLASWAECSRGIPISKPPQHARTVFKRDNQSPSVSYKAHDVISNGISGAKVFKFVSENTCGGNVEKPAEALQKWMEPKRKTEVIYSTFCFAEDTIQALKQRSGASSSFVAVAAQFWRCVMRAREVPQEEAVYFGVLCDCRGRVKRPLPPTYFGNCLSPGLAQTTANKLINSDISFAAGVIEEVINFCTSEEQINYLIDWVESPDRDILNLLTEAGCVYGTNTVSSPRFPLYEINYGWGKPSDVHIATMHKIGIMFLSCAKDGGKSILVSTCLPQHQMEVVHHLLFVSVE